From the Rhinoderma darwinii isolate aRhiDar2 chromosome 12, aRhiDar2.hap1, whole genome shotgun sequence genome, one window contains:
- the BCAN gene encoding brevican core protein isoform X2: MTHSHPSLVNTMFFSRLEDYKSLRVRIGNSTTKAVLSGTLTIPCHITYHSETEDVGVGRRPFLFPARVKWTFISDGKEVEILVARGHKVKISEGYKTRASLPEYSTSVDDVTLVLKELISNDSGIYRCHVQHGIEDDYAMVDVKVKGVVFLYREGINRYTYTFPMAQEACARITAHIATADQLLAAYRGGYEQCDAGWIADQTVRYPIQTPREGCYGDMDGFPGVRNYGVLEPDDMYDVYCYVEALKGQVFLSSSLNKFTLEEAREHCRTQGTEIATTGQLYSAWIEGLDHCNPGWLADGSVRFPIVAPREKCGGNSPGVKTIFQFRNQTGFPNSQAKYDVYCFKDKDIVPTHDPPVPGDRDVITVTESFEELKFPDVKAENEAQGLVDTIPLNETHRTKSIEEDKVNKTVLKVQQESPPSLPYPTTPTLKSIISDEEDLSPAFASFPPYEDHSDDSEEPTMGYTINMPVLQSSQEDKFGLVPENTSESTGRAMEGPVLPTADVCYPNPCENGGTCIDEDDGDFRCLCLPGYFGKVCDINVEKCLEDWDTFQGFCYKHFYDRKSWEEAETHCRAYGGHLVSIVTPEEQDFVNNRYKDYQWTGLNDRTIEGDFQWSDGNPLLFEKWNHGQPDSYFLSGEDCVVMGWHDGGLWSDVPCNYHLPYTCKMGLVSCGPPPEVANASTYGRPKTRYPISSVVGYRCNDGFVQRNLPIIKCQLDGIWEEPQINCLPALQ, from the exons ATGACCCATTCCCATCCTTCCTTAGTTAATACCATGTTCTTTTCCCGTCTAGAGGATTACAAGAGCTTGAGGGTAAGGATTGGAAATTCTACCACCAAAGCTGTCCTGTCTGGTACTCTCACCATACCATGCCACATCACGTATCACTCAGAAACAGAAGACGTTGGTGTTGGGCGCCGTCCTTTCTTGTTCCCAGCTCGAGTAAAGTGGACCTTTATTTCCGATGGTAAAGAAGTGGAAATTTTAGTGGCCCGGGGCCACAAAGTGAAGATTAGTGAGGGGTACAAAACTCGAGCCTCTCTGCCTGAATACTCGACTTCAGTAGATGACGTCACATTAGTCCTAAAAGAACTGATAAGTAATGACTCAGGGATTTACCGATGTCATGTACAACATGGAATCGAAGATGACTATGCCATGGTGGACGTCAAGGTTAAAG GCGTTGTGTTCCTCTATCGAGAAGGAATCAATCGTTACACTTACACTTTCCCCATGGCCCAGGAGGCATGTGCAAGAATTACGGCCCACATAGCCACCGCAGACCAGCTCTTGGCTGCTTACCGTGGAGGTTATGAACAGTGTGATGCTGGTTGGATCGCCGATCAAACTGTCAG ATACCCCATACAGACTCCACGAGAGGGTTGCTATGGAGATATGGATGGGTTTCCCGGAGTTCGGAACTATGGAGTACTGGAGCCTGATGACATGTATGATGTTTACTGCTATGTGGAAGCGCTCAAGG GTCAAGTATTTCTGAGTTCATCACTCAACAAATTCACTCTGGAGGAAGCTAGGGAGCACTGTAGGACCCAGGGTACTGAGATAGCAACAACAGGTCAACTCTATTCTGCGTGGATCGAGGGACTGGACCACTGCAACCCGGGATGGTTGGCTGATGGAAGTGTTCGATTCCCTATTGTGGCACCGAGGGAAAAGTGTGGTGGCAACTCTCCTGGGGTGAAGACTATTTTTCAGTTCCGTAACCAGACTGGTTTCCCCAACTCCCAGGCAAAATATGATGTGTACTGTTTCAAAG ATAAAGACATTGTACCAACACATGATCCTCCAGTTCCCGGAGACAGAGATGTTATTACAGTAACAGAAAGTTTTGAGGAGTTGAAGTTTCCCGATGtaaaagctgaaaatgaagctcaaGGCTTAGTAGACACCATACCACTAAATGAAACTCATCGAACAAAATCAATTGAAGAAGATAAGGTGAACAAAACCGTTCTCAAGGTCCAACAAGAGTCTCCACCATCTCTACCCTACCCAACAACTCCAACTCTCAAAAGCATCATCAGTGATGAAGAAGATCTGTCTCCTGCATTTGCAAGTTTTCCTCCTTACGAAGATCATTCTGATGACAGTGAAGAACCCACAATGGGCTACACCATTAATATGCCCGTTTTACAAAGTTCTCAAG AAGACAAGTTTGGGTTGGTCCCAGAGAACACTTCTGAGTCAACTGGAAGAGCAATGGAAGGTCCTGTTCTGCCGACTGCAG ATGTCTGCTACCCCAACCCTTGTGAAAACGGAGGGACGTGCATTGATGAAGACGATGGTGACTTTCGCTGTTTGTGTTTGCCAGGCTATTTTGGAAAAGTCTGTGATATAA ATGTAGAGAAATGTCTCGAGGATTGGGACACATTCCAGGGATTCTGCTACAAGCATTTCTATGATCGTAAAAGTTGGGAAGAAGCTGAAACCCACTGCCGGGCATATGGTGGTCACCTCGTAAGCATTGTGACCCCAGAGGAGCAAGACTTTGTAaaca ataGGTATAAGGACTATCAATGGACAGGCCTCAATGATCGGACTATAGAAGGAGATTTTCAGTGGTCAGATGGGAATCCTCTG CTTTTTGAAAAATGGAACCATGGACAACCTGACAGCTACTTTCTCTCCGGTGAAGACTGCGTGGTAATGGGCTGGCATGATGGTGGTCTCTGGAGTGATGTCCCATGCAACTACCACCTCCCATACACCTGTAAAATGGGTCTGG TGTCCTGTGGTCCTCCACCTGAAGTGGCTAATGCTTCTACATACGGCCGACCAAAAACACGATACCCAATTAGCTCTGTGGTGGGATACCGTTGCAACGATGGCTTTGTTCAACGTAATTTACCCATCATCAAGTGCCAGTTGGATGGAATATGGGAAGAACCACAGATAAACTGCTTGCCTG CACTTCAATGA
- the BCAN gene encoding brevican core protein isoform X1: MTHSHPSLVNTMFFSRLEDYKSLRVRIGNSTTKAVLSGTLTIPCHITYHSETEDVGVGRRPFLFPARVKWTFISDGKEVEILVARGHKVKISEGYKTRASLPEYSTSVDDVTLVLKELISNDSGIYRCHVQHGIEDDYAMVDVKVKGVVFLYREGINRYTYTFPMAQEACARITAHIATADQLLAAYRGGYEQCDAGWIADQTVRYPIQTPREGCYGDMDGFPGVRNYGVLEPDDMYDVYCYVEALKGQVFLSSSLNKFTLEEAREHCRTQGTEIATTGQLYSAWIEGLDHCNPGWLADGSVRFPIVAPREKCGGNSPGVKTIFQFRNQTGFPNSQAKYDVYCFKDKDIVPTHDPPVPGDRDVITVTESFEELKFPDVKAENEAQGLVDTIPLNETHRTKSIEEDKVNKTVLKVQQESPPSLPYPTTPTLKSIISDEEDLSPAFASFPPYEDHSDDSEEPTMGYTINMPVLQSSQEDKFGLVPENTSESTGRAMEGPVLPTAGDSILDVTIVNAHAENVFDNFTGSAQERGVAVSVSANHYDIDENPDPTQFSIREHGVDGNIEKEIKGGDEYNVTKADEGSIMSTTSASTQEADVGYTGIDKKLVQLYDNQLIDTTSQTTTIYMFPTIHPSIDHFEGSGQEDHSVFLGGLIHPKTTQGSVEELASGDHFSGTQDPIKDVHVLVSNLDLKTPIPPSSQPKYDSSKLSWEDGSGEVTESTLHSGSTVNTNHTKKHETNATVEKDGQHNTTHTPMLLIQGLYGSNETSTAQVSHLLSPNMSRVLSTVKDISVEQSTRTGTMESTKDLESNTTVSPTITTFTSSPNNPKNSSHHNLEKTIEPTASMSPTDPLPAVPTEKAIVGSSVNFSDVCYPNPCENGGTCIDEDDGDFRCLCLPGYFGKVCDINVEKCLEDWDTFQGFCYKHFYDRKSWEEAETHCRAYGGHLVSIVTPEEQDFVNNRYKDYQWTGLNDRTIEGDFQWSDGNPLLFEKWNHGQPDSYFLSGEDCVVMGWHDGGLWSDVPCNYHLPYTCKMGLVSCGPPPEVANASTYGRPKTRYPISSVVGYRCNDGFVQRNLPIIKCQLDGIWEEPQINCLPALQ; encoded by the exons ATGACCCATTCCCATCCTTCCTTAGTTAATACCATGTTCTTTTCCCGTCTAGAGGATTACAAGAGCTTGAGGGTAAGGATTGGAAATTCTACCACCAAAGCTGTCCTGTCTGGTACTCTCACCATACCATGCCACATCACGTATCACTCAGAAACAGAAGACGTTGGTGTTGGGCGCCGTCCTTTCTTGTTCCCAGCTCGAGTAAAGTGGACCTTTATTTCCGATGGTAAAGAAGTGGAAATTTTAGTGGCCCGGGGCCACAAAGTGAAGATTAGTGAGGGGTACAAAACTCGAGCCTCTCTGCCTGAATACTCGACTTCAGTAGATGACGTCACATTAGTCCTAAAAGAACTGATAAGTAATGACTCAGGGATTTACCGATGTCATGTACAACATGGAATCGAAGATGACTATGCCATGGTGGACGTCAAGGTTAAAG GCGTTGTGTTCCTCTATCGAGAAGGAATCAATCGTTACACTTACACTTTCCCCATGGCCCAGGAGGCATGTGCAAGAATTACGGCCCACATAGCCACCGCAGACCAGCTCTTGGCTGCTTACCGTGGAGGTTATGAACAGTGTGATGCTGGTTGGATCGCCGATCAAACTGTCAG ATACCCCATACAGACTCCACGAGAGGGTTGCTATGGAGATATGGATGGGTTTCCCGGAGTTCGGAACTATGGAGTACTGGAGCCTGATGACATGTATGATGTTTACTGCTATGTGGAAGCGCTCAAGG GTCAAGTATTTCTGAGTTCATCACTCAACAAATTCACTCTGGAGGAAGCTAGGGAGCACTGTAGGACCCAGGGTACTGAGATAGCAACAACAGGTCAACTCTATTCTGCGTGGATCGAGGGACTGGACCACTGCAACCCGGGATGGTTGGCTGATGGAAGTGTTCGATTCCCTATTGTGGCACCGAGGGAAAAGTGTGGTGGCAACTCTCCTGGGGTGAAGACTATTTTTCAGTTCCGTAACCAGACTGGTTTCCCCAACTCCCAGGCAAAATATGATGTGTACTGTTTCAAAG ATAAAGACATTGTACCAACACATGATCCTCCAGTTCCCGGAGACAGAGATGTTATTACAGTAACAGAAAGTTTTGAGGAGTTGAAGTTTCCCGATGtaaaagctgaaaatgaagctcaaGGCTTAGTAGACACCATACCACTAAATGAAACTCATCGAACAAAATCAATTGAAGAAGATAAGGTGAACAAAACCGTTCTCAAGGTCCAACAAGAGTCTCCACCATCTCTACCCTACCCAACAACTCCAACTCTCAAAAGCATCATCAGTGATGAAGAAGATCTGTCTCCTGCATTTGCAAGTTTTCCTCCTTACGAAGATCATTCTGATGACAGTGAAGAACCCACAATGGGCTACACCATTAATATGCCCGTTTTACAAAGTTCTCAAG AAGACAAGTTTGGGTTGGTCCCAGAGAACACTTCTGAGTCAACTGGAAGAGCAATGGAAGGTCCTGTTCTGCCGACTGCAGGTGACTCGATCTTAGATGTAACAATTGTGAATGCACATGCAGAGAATGTTTTTGACAACTTTACTGGCTCGGCACAGGAACGGGGTGTTGCTGTGTCAGTATCAGCAAACCACTATGACATCGATGAAAACCCTGATCCTACACAGTTTTCCATAAGAGAACATGGAGTGGATGGAAACATTGAGAAAGAGATAAAAGGAGGAGATGAGTATAACGTAACAAAGGCAGATGAAGGTTCTATCATGTCAACCACATCCGCCTCTACCCAAGAGGCTGATGTAGGTTATACAGGTATTGATAAAAAGTTAGTTCAATTGTATGATAATCAACTCATTGACACTACATCGCAAACCACTACCATATACATGTTTCCCACTATACATCCATCCATTGATCATTTTGAAGGATCTGGACAAGAAGATCACTCAGTGTTTTTAGGAGGACTCATACATCCAAAGACAACCCAAGGTTCAGTGGAAGAACTAGCTTCTGGTGATCATTTTAGTGGTACTCAAGATCCCATAAAAGATGTCCATGTCTTAGTCTCAAACCTGGATCTAAAAACACCTATACCACCTTCATCGCAGCCAAAATATGATAGCTCTAAATTATCTTGGGAAGACGGAAGTGGAGAAGTAACAGAGTCCACATTGCATAGTGGTTCCACTGTCAATACAAATCATACTAAAAAACATGAGACTAATGCAACTGTAGAGAAAGACGGCCAACACAACACAACCCATACCCCTATGCTACTCATACAAGGTTTATACGGGTCAAATGAAACTTCAACTGCACAAGTTTCCCACCTATTAAGTCCTAACATGTCTCGTGTCCTATCAACTGTTAAGGATATAAGCGTAGAACAGTCAACGAGGACAGGCACAATGGAGAGTACCAAAGACCTAGAATCCAATACAACTGTATCTCCCACCATTACAACTTTCACTTCATCACCCAACAATCCCAAGAATTCTTCACACCACAATTTAGAGAAGACCATTGAACCTACTGCATCCATGAGCCCAACAGATCCTCTGCCTGCAGTTCCTACCGAGAAAGCTATTGTGGGATCCTCCGTGAATTTTTCAG ATGTCTGCTACCCCAACCCTTGTGAAAACGGAGGGACGTGCATTGATGAAGACGATGGTGACTTTCGCTGTTTGTGTTTGCCAGGCTATTTTGGAAAAGTCTGTGATATAA ATGTAGAGAAATGTCTCGAGGATTGGGACACATTCCAGGGATTCTGCTACAAGCATTTCTATGATCGTAAAAGTTGGGAAGAAGCTGAAACCCACTGCCGGGCATATGGTGGTCACCTCGTAAGCATTGTGACCCCAGAGGAGCAAGACTTTGTAaaca ataGGTATAAGGACTATCAATGGACAGGCCTCAATGATCGGACTATAGAAGGAGATTTTCAGTGGTCAGATGGGAATCCTCTG CTTTTTGAAAAATGGAACCATGGACAACCTGACAGCTACTTTCTCTCCGGTGAAGACTGCGTGGTAATGGGCTGGCATGATGGTGGTCTCTGGAGTGATGTCCCATGCAACTACCACCTCCCATACACCTGTAAAATGGGTCTGG TGTCCTGTGGTCCTCCACCTGAAGTGGCTAATGCTTCTACATACGGCCGACCAAAAACACGATACCCAATTAGCTCTGTGGTGGGATACCGTTGCAACGATGGCTTTGTTCAACGTAATTTACCCATCATCAAGTGCCAGTTGGATGGAATATGGGAAGAACCACAGATAAACTGCTTGCCTG CACTTCAATGA